In the Phaeobacter gallaeciensis genome, one interval contains:
- a CDS encoding DUF1513 domain-containing protein, with the protein MPSRRGFLAGLLAAGMAPAASWADLGSPAYLSAGKAADGSFFLAGLSDLGTLLFSHPLPGRGHAATAHPTRPIAVAFARRPGRFADVIDCRTGAQLARLGPPAGHHFYGHGVFTPDGSLLLTTENHFEAGRGIIGVWDGTAPYRRIGSFASGGIGPHDMMLRADGTGLVVANGGIDTHPDSGRAKLNIPTMRPNLSYLDFDGQVTEQVELDAQLHKNSIRHLAMQTDGTVAFAMQWQGDLGADVPIVGLHKPGSAPRLMAADDPRLRNLNGYGGSIAFSTDGQQVAVTSPRGGVVQVMDTTSGALTTEHHLPDVCGLSQSADGFIASSGSGEIVEIAKGRLSVLNQAELRWDNHLIPVI; encoded by the coding sequence ATGCCCTCAAGACGTGGATTTCTGGCCGGGCTTCTGGCGGCAGGGATGGCCCCGGCGGCCAGCTGGGCCGATCTGGGCTCGCCCGCCTATCTGTCCGCAGGCAAGGCCGCCGATGGCAGCTTTTTCCTGGCGGGCCTTTCGGACCTTGGCACCCTCTTGTTCAGCCACCCCCTGCCCGGCCGCGGCCATGCTGCCACCGCCCACCCCACGCGGCCCATCGCGGTGGCCTTTGCCCGCCGCCCCGGCCGGTTTGCCGATGTGATTGACTGCCGCACCGGCGCGCAACTGGCCCGGCTGGGGCCTCCGGCAGGTCATCACTTTTACGGACACGGCGTCTTCACACCCGATGGCAGCCTGCTGCTGACCACCGAAAACCACTTCGAGGCCGGGCGCGGCATCATTGGTGTCTGGGATGGCACCGCCCCCTACCGCCGCATCGGCAGCTTTGCCTCGGGCGGGATCGGCCCGCATGACATGATGCTGCGCGCAGATGGTACGGGGCTGGTCGTCGCAAATGGCGGCATCGACACCCATCCCGACAGTGGCCGGGCCAAGCTGAACATCCCCACCATGCGACCCAACCTCAGCTATCTGGATTTCGACGGCCAGGTGACCGAACAGGTCGAGCTGGACGCCCAGCTGCACAAGAACTCGATCCGCCATCTCGCGATGCAGACGGATGGCACCGTTGCCTTTGCCATGCAATGGCAGGGCGATCTGGGTGCAGATGTGCCGATCGTCGGGCTGCACAAGCCCGGCAGTGCACCACGGCTGATGGCCGCCGATGACCCGCGCCTGCGCAACCTCAATGGATATGGCGGCTCCATTGCCTTTTCCACTGATGGTCAGCAAGTGGCTGTCACCTCGCCCCGCGGCGGCGTGGTGCAGGTCATGGACACCACAAGCGGCGCGCTCACCACGGAACATCATCTGCCCGATGTCTGCGGCCTGTCCCAATCGGCAGATGGGTTCATCGCAAGTTCAGGCAGCGGTGAGATCGTCGAGATCGCCAAGGGTCGCCTGTCGGTCCTGAACCAGGCCGAGCTGCGCTGGGACAACCACCTGATCCCTGTCATCTGA
- a CDS encoding DeoR/GlpR family DNA-binding transcription regulator, whose product MDATTRQNEIIELLNTQDRVEVEDLAQRFGVSLQTVRTDLRELSQRGALSRVHGGAVRVSSAATRAYADRRKLNAAGKLAMAAEAAELIPEDCSITLNIGTSTEQVARALSGHRGLTVISNNINIINMMMGGEARELILVGGAVRQSDGAIVGEDAVEFISRYKVDFAIIGASALDADGAIMDHDGREVSVARAILKNARTRVLVCDHSKFDRSAPVRICDVADLDVVITDAPVPNAFAEAARAAGTRIIVAGDTASQNERNEND is encoded by the coding sequence ATGGATGCCACGACTCGTCAGAACGAAATCATAGAGCTGCTGAACACTCAGGATCGCGTCGAGGTCGAGGATCTGGCACAGCGGTTCGGCGTGTCGCTGCAGACCGTGCGCACCGATCTACGCGAGCTGTCGCAGCGCGGCGCGCTGTCGCGCGTGCATGGCGGCGCGGTGCGCGTCAGCTCAGCCGCCACCCGCGCCTACGCGGACCGGCGCAAGCTGAACGCGGCGGGGAAACTGGCGATGGCAGCCGAGGCCGCAGAACTCATCCCCGAAGACTGCTCGATCACGCTCAATATCGGCACTTCGACCGAGCAAGTGGCCCGTGCCCTATCCGGCCATCGCGGCCTGACAGTCATTTCCAACAACATAAACATTATCAATATGATGATGGGTGGCGAGGCGCGTGAGCTGATCCTGGTTGGCGGCGCGGTCCGGCAAAGCGACGGCGCCATCGTCGGCGAAGACGCCGTGGAATTCATTTCCCGCTACAAGGTCGATTTCGCCATTATCGGCGCCTCCGCCCTCGATGCGGATGGCGCCATCATGGACCACGACGGTCGCGAGGTCTCCGTCGCCCGCGCCATCCTGAAAAACGCACGTACCCGCGTTCTGGTCTGCGATCACAGCAAATTCGACCGCTCCGCGCCGGTGCGGATCTGCGATGTGGCGGATCTCGACGTAGTGATCACCGATGCGCCGGTGCCCAATGCCTTTGCCGAGGCAGCGCGCGCCGCGGGAACACGCATCATCGTGGCGGGAGACACCGCCAGCCAAAACGAAAGAAACGAAAATGACTGA
- the glpD gene encoding glycerol-3-phosphate dehydrogenase codes for MTDQKITDLFIIGGGINGCGIARDAAGRGLSVSLAEMNDLASATSSASTKLFHGGLRYLEYFEFRLVREALIEREVLLKAMPHISWPMRFVLPFHKEMRFDSETPTSRLLTRIMPWMKGRRPAWLIRLGLFLYDTLGKRGILPGTRKLDLSRDEAGAPLKDKFQTAFEYSDCWIEDARLVVLNARDAQARGAEIMTRTKVLAAERAEDHWLIHLKDSLTGQVFTRRSRMLVNAAGPWVAEVLNQKLGQNSREGVRLVRGSHIVVPKLFDHGRCYFFQGTDGRIIFAIPYEEDFTLIGTTDADHPDPETAPTCTPEEQDYLIHFASQYFKKPLHRDDILWTYSGVRPLYDDGASSATAATREYVLSLDTGNAPLLNIFGGKITTYRKLAEAALAKISEALPGVGGNWTAGVPLPGGNFAVKDVTKLQADLAADYSFLTPYWARRLIRAYGTEARLILGEAKSAEALGHTFGATITERELDWAIANEWVRSGDDFLWRRTKLGLRLTEEERAAVDTYIKDKVAA; via the coding sequence ATGACTGATCAAAAGATCACCGACCTGTTCATCATCGGCGGCGGCATCAACGGCTGCGGCATTGCCCGCGATGCGGCAGGCCGTGGCTTGTCGGTCAGCCTTGCAGAAATGAACGATCTGGCCTCGGCCACCTCCTCTGCCTCGACCAAACTGTTTCATGGCGGTCTGCGCTATCTGGAATATTTCGAATTCCGTCTGGTGCGCGAAGCGCTGATCGAGCGCGAGGTCTTGCTGAAGGCAATGCCCCATATTTCCTGGCCGATGCGCTTTGTGCTGCCTTTTCACAAGGAGATGCGGTTCGACAGTGAAACGCCGACCTCCCGCCTGCTGACGCGGATCATGCCCTGGATGAAAGGGCGCCGCCCGGCCTGGCTGATCCGCCTTGGGCTGTTTCTCTATGACACGCTGGGCAAGCGCGGCATCCTGCCCGGCACCCGCAAGCTGGACCTCAGCCGCGACGAAGCGGGGGCGCCGCTGAAGGACAAGTTCCAGACCGCCTTTGAATATTCGGACTGCTGGATCGAGGATGCCCGGCTTGTCGTGCTCAACGCCCGCGACGCGCAGGCGCGCGGCGCCGAAATCATGACTCGCACCAAAGTTCTGGCGGCTGAACGCGCCGAGGATCACTGGCTCATCCACCTGAAGGACAGTCTGACGGGGCAAGTGTTCACGCGCCGGTCGCGGATGCTGGTCAATGCGGCGGGTCCCTGGGTTGCGGAGGTATTGAACCAGAAACTGGGCCAGAACAGCCGCGAAGGCGTGCGTCTGGTACGCGGCAGCCATATCGTGGTTCCGAAACTCTTCGACCACGGGCGCTGCTATTTCTTTCAGGGCACCGACGGGCGGATCATCTTTGCCATCCCCTATGAGGAGGATTTCACTCTGATCGGCACCACCGACGCCGACCATCCCGACCCGGAGACGGCCCCCACCTGCACCCCCGAGGAACAGGACTACCTGATCCATTTTGCCTCGCAGTATTTCAAAAAGCCGCTGCACCGCGACGACATTCTGTGGACCTACTCCGGTGTGCGCCCGCTGTATGACGATGGCGCCAGCTCGGCGACGGCGGCGACGCGGGAATATGTGCTGTCACTGGACACGGGCAATGCACCGCTGCTGAACATCTTTGGCGGCAAGATCACCACCTACCGCAAACTGGCCGAGGCCGCGCTTGCCAAGATCTCCGAGGCCCTGCCCGGCGTCGGCGGCAACTGGACAGCAGGTGTGCCCCTGCCCGGCGGCAATTTCGCGGTCAAAGATGTGACCAAGCTGCAGGCGGATCTTGCAGCGGATTATTCCTTCCTGACGCCTTATTGGGCCCGGCGTCTGATCCGCGCTTATGGCACCGAAGCGCGGCTGATCCTGGGTGAAGCAAAATCCGCCGAGGCGCTGGGGCACACTTTTGGCGCCACCATCACCGAGCGGGAGTTGGACTGGGCGATTGCCAACGAATGGGTGCGTAGCGGCGATGATTTCCTGTGGCGCCGCACCAAACTGGGCCTGCGCCTGACCGAGGAAGAGCGCGCCGCCGTCGATACCTATATCAAGGACAAGGTTGCCGCGTAA
- the cobO gene encoding cob(I)yrinic acid a,c-diamide adenosyltransferase produces the protein MTEKSDNGISEEEAARHASKMAKKKAARDRMMANKDGEKGLIIVHTGPGKGKSSSGFGMIMRCIAHGMPSAVVQFIKGAWQTGERTLIEQHFGDLCQFYAMGEGFTWETQDKARDIAAARAGWEKAKEMILDERNTMVLLDEINIALRYEYLDLDEVLEFLVEQKPPMTHVVLTGRNAKEELIEIADLVTEMGQIKHPFRAGIKAQKGVEF, from the coding sequence GTGACCGAAAAGTCTGATAACGGCATTTCCGAGGAAGAAGCGGCACGGCACGCGTCCAAGATGGCGAAAAAGAAAGCGGCGCGTGACCGCATGATGGCCAATAAGGACGGTGAAAAGGGGCTGATCATCGTCCACACCGGCCCCGGCAAGGGCAAGTCCAGCTCGGGATTCGGCATGATCATGCGCTGTATCGCCCACGGCATGCCATCCGCTGTGGTGCAGTTCATCAAGGGCGCCTGGCAGACCGGCGAACGCACCCTGATCGAGCAGCATTTCGGCGATCTGTGCCAGTTCTACGCGATGGGCGAAGGATTCACCTGGGAGACTCAGGACAAGGCCCGCGATATCGCGGCGGCCCGCGCAGGTTGGGAAAAGGCCAAGGAAATGATACTGGATGAGCGCAACACAATGGTTTTGCTCGATGAAATCAATATCGCGCTGCGCTATGAATATCTGGATCTGGATGAGGTTCTGGAGTTCCTGGTCGAGCAGAAACCGCCGATGACTCATGTGGTTCTGACCGGACGCAACGCCAAGGAAGAGCTGATCGAAATCGCGGATCTGGTGACCGAGATGGGCCAGATAAAGCATCCTTTCCGCGCCGGGATCAAGGCGCAGAAAGGGGTGGAGTTCTAA
- a CDS encoding DUF1636 family protein: MAKDTAEQPPKGSPEVTLTICTTCKREGVDPEATRPGTLLLQALRAADLPDGVSVRGVECLSACKRGCSMVLSGGTERWSYIYGDLDPDQHVDDILQGAAAYAATDDGLVPWRARPQVFRKQSIARIPPAPQPGDSPSEE, encoded by the coding sequence ATGGCGAAGGATACGGCTGAACAGCCCCCCAAAGGCAGCCCAGAGGTCACCCTGACCATCTGCACCACCTGCAAGCGCGAAGGCGTTGATCCCGAAGCCACCCGGCCCGGCACCCTGTTGCTGCAGGCGCTGCGCGCCGCCGACCTGCCCGACGGGGTTTCGGTGCGCGGCGTCGAATGCCTGTCCGCCTGCAAGCGCGGGTGTTCCATGGTGCTGAGCGGCGGCACCGAGCGCTGGAGCTACATCTACGGCGATCTGGATCCCGATCAACACGTTGATGACATCCTGCAAGGTGCGGCTGCCTATGCCGCGACCGACGACGGTCTGGTGCCCTGGCGTGCGCGCCCGCAGGTCTTTCGCAAACAATCCATCGCCCGCATTCCCCCGGCGCCCCAGCCGGGTGACAGCCCATCCGAGGAGTAA
- the cobW gene encoding cobalamin biosynthesis protein CobW: MSDLNKIPVTVVTGFLGAGKTTLIRHLMQNPQGKRLAVLVNEFGTAGVDGGILKSCADENCPENNIVELANGCICCTVADDFIPTIEALMALPETPEHILIETSGLALPKPLLKAFDWPAIRSRITVDGVIALADAEAVAAGQFAPDLDAVQAQREADDSLDHETPLSEVFEDQISCADIVLLSKADLAGEEGLAKARAVIEAEAPRQLPILPMSEGVIDPRVVLGIGAAAEDDLNARPSHHDGHHDHEHDDFESIVVEMGEVSDPQDLQDRLVNMARNRKILRVKGYVAVEGKPMRMLVQAVGERLRAQYDQPWGAQPRKTQLVVIAEHDDIDVTGIHADLGA, translated from the coding sequence ATGAGCGATCTCAACAAAATTCCCGTCACCGTGGTGACCGGCTTTCTCGGCGCGGGCAAGACCACACTCATCCGCCATCTGATGCAAAACCCGCAGGGCAAACGTCTGGCCGTGCTGGTCAATGAATTCGGCACCGCGGGCGTGGACGGCGGCATCCTGAAATCCTGCGCCGATGAAAACTGCCCGGAAAACAATATCGTGGAGCTGGCGAACGGCTGCATCTGCTGCACCGTGGCGGACGATTTCATCCCCACGATCGAGGCCCTAATGGCCCTGCCGGAAACGCCCGAACATATCCTGATTGAAACCTCCGGGCTGGCGCTGCCGAAACCGCTGCTCAAAGCCTTTGACTGGCCCGCGATCCGCTCGCGCATCACCGTAGACGGGGTCATTGCGCTGGCCGACGCCGAAGCCGTCGCCGCAGGGCAATTCGCCCCGGATCTTGACGCCGTGCAGGCCCAGCGCGAAGCGGACGACAGTCTGGATCATGAAACCCCGCTGTCCGAAGTCTTCGAGGACCAGATCTCGTGTGCAGATATCGTGCTTCTGTCCAAGGCAGACCTTGCCGGGGAAGAAGGCCTTGCCAAGGCCCGTGCCGTAATCGAAGCCGAAGCCCCGCGCCAACTGCCGATCCTGCCGATGAGCGAAGGCGTGATCGATCCGCGTGTGGTGCTGGGGATCGGCGCGGCGGCGGAAGACGATCTGAATGCTCGCCCCAGTCATCACGATGGCCACCACGATCACGAGCATGATGATTTTGAAAGCATCGTCGTCGAAATGGGCGAAGTCTCCGACCCGCAGGACCTGCAGGACCGCCTCGTCAACATGGCCCGCAACCGCAAAATTCTGCGCGTCAAAGGCTATGTCGCGGTGGAAGGGAAACCGATGCGCATGCTGGTTCAGGCGGTGGGCGAACGGCTGCGCGCCCAATACGACCAACCCTGGGGCGCCCAGCCGCGCAAGACCCAACTGGTGGTGATTGCCGAACACGACGATATCGATGTGACCGGCATCCACGCGGATCTGGGAGCCTGA